The following are from one region of the Halorussus rarus genome:
- a CDS encoding type II/IV secretion system ATPase subunit has product MTETLPTSGAGPAETPPQVPPPKPPDDPEAWYAPEVRAQYELHPDVVATIAETGDGFDYRVREPPLSPGGEDALATVEDHFADANLARPLTREGAGERMAAGFDPKYRRIVDRLTDLPPESRRAVEYYALRDLRCLGELTPLALDDDIEVADSASDRLVVHTDDYAPADTDLPADAEYLERFASERVERHTVAFREFRVPVVVYREHLLANDSFATKYAVLEPDLLPGDEELIQECKDRIWETNVDGVVEDRAAFVRERARTFLSRRLTARNTRAWLDAAAYRVRTALAEYDLAVPPVNHRFSADRLSDLVYYVMRDFVGHGKLTVPIRDDLLEDIEANRVGERIKVVPRGREIGHGERAPTNLAFEDEAEFANVVTQMAASDGTELNASNPSAKVNLRPEGVSEEVTIRAALALGVISEDGPHISIRKQAPEAMTPVDLLESGSLSTEMVTLLWQVYEHHGVVLFSGPTGTGKTTLMNSHMPFIPYRDRPISIDEGSREVRLPHETGVSLTTRDHESDYKRVTMADLMTECNYLNPDVEVIAEINTPASFETFAESLNTGHGIIGTTHAEDVEKLINRVVEQGLPPYHLRELDLVVFPRLVDGDRYVGEVVELLTESEYERLDPTEARCGAVEKDGATVYWNAVAWRDTDGEFQLAYDHPRLGDEAADRGLRFFDRLAERTDRTPDAVEDEFHRKHRYVQYMAREGMNDFEDLFAFLADLRNDEAATVERVKREGTP; this is encoded by the coding sequence GTGACCGAAACGCTCCCGACGAGCGGCGCCGGGCCCGCCGAAACGCCGCCGCAGGTGCCGCCGCCGAAGCCGCCGGACGACCCCGAGGCGTGGTACGCGCCAGAGGTCCGGGCGCAGTACGAACTCCACCCTGACGTCGTCGCCACAATCGCCGAGACCGGCGACGGATTCGACTACCGCGTGCGGGAACCGCCGCTCTCGCCCGGCGGCGAGGACGCTCTGGCGACCGTCGAGGACCACTTCGCCGACGCCAACCTCGCCCGGCCGCTGACCCGGGAGGGCGCCGGCGAGCGGATGGCGGCCGGCTTCGATCCGAAGTACCGCCGCATCGTCGACCGGCTGACAGATTTGCCGCCCGAGAGCCGACGGGCGGTCGAGTACTACGCGCTCCGGGACCTGCGGTGTCTCGGCGAACTGACGCCGCTGGCGCTCGACGACGACATCGAGGTGGCCGACAGCGCGAGCGACCGGCTCGTGGTCCACACCGACGACTACGCGCCGGCCGACACCGACCTGCCGGCCGACGCCGAGTACCTCGAGCGGTTCGCCAGCGAGCGCGTCGAGCGCCACACCGTCGCCTTCCGGGAGTTCCGGGTGCCGGTCGTGGTCTACCGCGAGCACCTGTTGGCCAACGACTCGTTCGCGACCAAGTACGCGGTGCTCGAACCCGACCTGCTACCGGGCGACGAGGAACTCATCCAGGAGTGCAAAGACCGGATCTGGGAGACCAACGTCGACGGCGTGGTCGAGGACCGCGCGGCGTTCGTCCGCGAGCGCGCCCGGACCTTCCTCTCGCGGCGACTGACCGCGCGCAACACCAGGGCGTGGCTCGACGCCGCCGCCTACCGGGTCCGGACCGCGCTCGCGGAGTACGATCTGGCGGTCCCGCCCGTGAACCACCGGTTCTCGGCCGACCGCCTCTCGGACCTGGTCTACTACGTGATGCGGGACTTCGTCGGCCACGGGAAGCTGACCGTCCCCATCCGCGACGACCTGCTGGAGGACATCGAGGCCAACCGGGTCGGCGAGCGCATCAAGGTGGTGCCGCGCGGCCGGGAGATCGGCCACGGCGAGCGCGCGCCGACCAACCTCGCGTTCGAGGACGAGGCCGAGTTCGCCAACGTCGTGACCCAGATGGCCGCCAGCGACGGCACCGAGCTCAACGCCTCGAACCCCAGCGCGAAGGTGAACCTCCGGCCCGAGGGCGTGTCCGAGGAGGTGACCATCCGGGCCGCGCTGGCGCTCGGGGTCATCAGCGAGGACGGCCCGCACATCTCCATCCGGAAGCAGGCCCCCGAGGCGATGACGCCCGTCGACCTGCTGGAGTCGGGTAGCCTCTCGACCGAGATGGTCACGCTGCTCTGGCAGGTGTACGAGCACCACGGCGTCGTCCTCTTCTCGGGACCGACGGGCACTGGGAAGACGACGCTGATGAATTCGCACATGCCGTTCATCCCGTACCGCGACCGGCCCATCTCCATCGACGAGGGCTCTCGGGAGGTGCGACTGCCCCACGAGACCGGCGTCTCGCTCACCACCCGCGACCACGAGAGCGACTACAAGCGGGTCACGATGGCCGACCTGATGACCGAGTGCAATTATCTCAATCCGGACGTCGAGGTCATCGCCGAGATCAACACGCCGGCGAGCTTCGAGACGTTCGCCGAGAGCCTGAATACGGGTCACGGCATCATCGGCACCACCCACGCCGAGGACGTCGAGAAGCTGATCAACCGAGTCGTCGAGCAGGGGCTGCCGCCGTACCACCTCCGGGAGCTGGACCTCGTCGTCTTCCCCCGGCTGGTCGACGGCGACCGCTACGTCGGCGAAGTCGTCGAACTGCTCACCGAATCCGAGTACGAGAGACTGGACCCGACGGAAGCGCGATGCGGCGCGGTCGAGAAGGACGGCGCGACCGTCTACTGGAACGCGGTCGCGTGGCGCGACACCGACGGCGAGTTCCAACTGGCGTACGACCACCCGCGGCTGGGCGACGAGGCGGCGGACAGGGGACTCCGCTTCTTCGACCGCCTCGCCGAGCGGACCGACCGCACCCCCGACGCGGTCGAGGACGAGTTCCACCGCAAGCACCGCTACGTCCAGTACATGGCCCGGGAAGGTATGAACGACTTCGAGGACCTGTTCGCGTTCCTCGCGGACCTCCGGAACGACGAGGCCGCGACCGTCGAGCGCGTGAAGCGAGAGGGAACGCCGTAG
- a CDS encoding ABC transporter ATP-binding protein — protein MAAIRTENLTKRFGDDVVAVDDLNLTVEEGEVFGYLGPNGAGKSTTINVLLDYIRPTTGTATVLGHDAQEETQAIHRRIGILPEGFDLYDRLTGRKHVEFAVDSKGTDDDPGEILDRVGLDPEAADRKAGGYSTGMSQRLALGMALVGDPDLLIMDEPSSGLDPNGARQMREIVRDEAGRGTTVFFSSHILGQVEAVCDRVGIMNEGRLVAEDTIEGLRESVGRGSTLELAVDRVPDDLDLSGIEAVSDVMAAGDVIRVTVSDPGVKSEIINQVEAQGATVTDISTTEASLEDLFAAYTTEGVSA, from the coding sequence ATGGCGGCTATCCGAACCGAGAATCTGACGAAGCGATTCGGCGATGACGTGGTCGCCGTCGACGACTTGAACCTCACCGTCGAGGAGGGCGAGGTGTTCGGCTACCTCGGGCCGAACGGCGCGGGCAAGTCCACCACCATCAACGTGCTGCTCGACTACATCCGGCCGACCACGGGCACCGCGACCGTCCTCGGTCACGACGCCCAGGAGGAGACCCAGGCCATCCACCGGCGCATCGGCATCCTGCCCGAGGGGTTCGACCTCTACGACCGGCTCACCGGCCGCAAGCACGTCGAGTTCGCCGTCGACTCGAAGGGCACCGACGACGACCCCGGCGAGATCCTCGACCGGGTCGGGCTCGACCCGGAGGCGGCCGACCGGAAGGCCGGCGGCTACTCGACCGGGATGAGCCAGCGCCTCGCGCTCGGGATGGCGCTGGTCGGCGACCCCGACCTGCTCATCATGGACGAACCCTCCTCTGGCCTCGACCCCAACGGCGCGCGCCAGATGCGCGAGATAGTGCGCGACGAGGCGGGCCGCGGCACGACCGTCTTCTTCTCGAGCCACATCCTGGGCCAGGTCGAGGCGGTCTGCGACCGGGTCGGCATCATGAACGAGGGCCGGCTGGTCGCCGAGGACACCATCGAGGGGCTCCGGGAGTCGGTCGGCCGCGGGTCGACGCTCGAACTCGCGGTCGACCGCGTGCCCGACGACCTCGACCTCAGCGGCATCGAGGCGGTCAGCGACGTGATGGCGGCCGGCGACGTCATCCGGGTCACGGTCAGCGACCCGGGGGTCAAGTCCGAGATCATCAACCAGGTCGAGGCCCAGGGCGCGACCGTCACCGACATCTCGACCACGGAGGCGTCGCTGGAGGACCTGTTCGCGGCCTACACCACCGAGGGGGTGTCGGCGTGA
- a CDS encoding DUF7266 family protein has translation MPDRRRGPNRSRNRGRAAFADERAVSPVVGKALEASIVVLYVAFLSATLYGGVVPEYRTAAGAEVGERVLAQSAARVQQAVPPDARAVESRTAVSLPRTIRGRAYAVRVVNRTLVLDHPRDGVGGRVALALPEIVDSVRGNWSSRDPAFVVVRSHGDDLAVRLESSGRRDSGRVGTSGGDG, from the coding sequence ATGCCTGACCGTCGTCGCGGCCCGAATCGCAGTCGGAATCGGGGTCGCGCCGCATTCGCCGACGAGCGAGCGGTCTCGCCGGTCGTCGGGAAGGCCCTGGAGGCCAGTATCGTCGTCCTCTACGTCGCCTTCCTCTCGGCGACCCTCTACGGCGGGGTCGTCCCCGAGTACCGGACCGCGGCGGGCGCGGAGGTCGGCGAGCGCGTGCTGGCCCAGTCGGCCGCGCGCGTCCAGCAGGCCGTGCCGCCCGACGCCCGCGCGGTCGAGAGTCGCACCGCAGTGTCGCTCCCTCGGACAATCCGCGGGCGAGCGTACGCCGTCCGGGTCGTGAACCGGACCCTGGTGCTTGACCACCCGCGAGACGGGGTCGGCGGTCGGGTCGCGCTCGCGCTCCCCGAAATCGTCGACTCGGTCCGGGGCAACTGGTCGAGTCGAGACCCGGCGTTCGTAGTGGTCCGGAGCCACGGTGACGACCTGGCTGTCCGACTCGAATCAAGTGGTAGACGCGACAGCGGCCGGGTCGGCACCAGCGGAGGGGATGGATGA
- a CDS encoding type II secretion system F family protein, with the protein MTTATEAEPAGATTEASDAYATAEAAGTPTLSVLDRALYALFSRHADATRHDADRKRYRATDVSASFDVYLSRTYGLSWLALALVGGWTFVTVVALPDATLGAAAGFLRRGVPGLETVGAPAVSRNAAAAGTGVAVGLAAKRATVALGGRYLEWLASARRSNIERTLPGAVRYLHALSSGSDDGAAMLRKVADRQQAYGETAVAFRKALNRATLTGSLGEGLRAVSRDTPSRDALAPFLVKFREHAEQGPDALAQYLQMESRMLSNRQARDREQAGDFLELMAEMFVVLLVLPALLVIVVTVMSVLAPGLGETTATPLGPITVRALLVYGSAGFILIVGGVAAAVVGSLRPQDQSGRDYRRPAGPLATLASAFRNPASALVVFAPPAVAFGGALLTADYRPVDAVLLGYVALSVPVGLVALRRANIDDAKDREITDFVHAVSGHVSLGRPFSAAVERVARDVDLGALNDDVADLAFNVNLTTRDGDRQAAALSRFVDRVGTPLADQTIGLVTGALDAGGDAEAVFETLQVEIGRLYHERKSLRANMLVYVAVGWTTALLVVGIMVAVDAYVLDSFAQLSSISTADAGIALDADAVQPARDRRRFYVVTQATMLACGWFAGYASRGRYEALLHSGALVGVAYFVFAGVGMV; encoded by the coding sequence GTGACCACTGCAACTGAGGCGGAACCTGCGGGCGCGACCACGGAGGCGAGCGACGCGTACGCAACGGCCGAGGCGGCCGGCACGCCCACGCTCTCGGTGCTGGACCGGGCGCTCTACGCGCTGTTCTCCCGGCACGCCGACGCGACGCGGCACGACGCCGACCGCAAGCGCTACCGTGCGACCGACGTGAGCGCGAGCTTCGACGTCTACCTCTCTCGGACCTACGGCCTGTCGTGGCTCGCACTCGCGCTCGTCGGCGGGTGGACGTTCGTCACCGTCGTGGCGCTGCCCGACGCCACGCTCGGGGCCGCAGCCGGCTTCCTCCGGCGCGGGGTCCCCGGCCTCGAAACCGTGGGCGCGCCGGCCGTCTCGCGGAACGCGGCGGCCGCGGGGACGGGGGTCGCGGTCGGCCTCGCGGCCAAGCGCGCGACCGTCGCGCTCGGCGGACGCTACCTCGAGTGGCTCGCGAGCGCCCGGCGGTCGAACATCGAGCGAACGCTTCCGGGCGCGGTCCGGTACCTCCACGCGCTCTCGTCGGGGAGCGACGACGGGGCGGCCATGCTCCGGAAGGTCGCCGACCGCCAGCAGGCGTACGGCGAGACCGCCGTGGCGTTCCGGAAGGCGCTCAACAGAGCGACCCTGACCGGGAGCCTCGGCGAGGGGCTGCGGGCGGTCTCGCGGGACACGCCCTCCCGGGACGCGCTCGCGCCGTTCCTGGTGAAGTTCCGCGAGCACGCCGAGCAGGGACCCGACGCGCTGGCCCAGTACCTCCAGATGGAGAGCCGGATGCTGTCGAACCGCCAGGCCAGGGACCGCGAGCAGGCCGGCGACTTCCTCGAACTCATGGCCGAGATGTTCGTCGTCCTGCTGGTGCTCCCGGCGCTGCTCGTCATCGTCGTGACCGTGATGAGTGTGCTCGCGCCTGGGCTAGGCGAAACCACCGCGACGCCGCTCGGCCCGATCACGGTCCGGGCGCTGCTCGTCTACGGGAGCGCCGGGTTCATCCTGATCGTCGGCGGCGTCGCGGCCGCGGTGGTCGGCTCGCTGCGCCCCCAGGACCAGTCGGGTCGGGACTACCGACGTCCGGCCGGACCGCTCGCGACACTCGCCAGCGCGTTCCGGAACCCCGCGAGCGCGTTAGTCGTGTTCGCACCACCCGCGGTCGCCTTCGGCGGCGCGCTCCTGACGGCCGACTATCGACCGGTCGACGCCGTCCTGCTGGGCTACGTCGCGCTGTCGGTCCCGGTGGGGCTGGTCGCGCTCCGGCGGGCCAACATCGACGACGCCAAGGACCGCGAGATAACCGACTTCGTCCACGCGGTCTCGGGCCACGTCAGCCTCGGTCGGCCGTTCTCCGCCGCGGTCGAGCGCGTCGCACGGGACGTGGATCTCGGCGCGCTGAACGACGACGTGGCAGACCTCGCCTTCAACGTCAACCTGACCACGCGCGACGGCGACCGCCAGGCCGCCGCGCTCTCGCGGTTCGTCGACCGGGTCGGCACGCCGCTGGCCGACCAGACCATCGGCCTCGTCACGGGCGCGCTCGACGCCGGCGGCGACGCCGAGGCGGTGTTCGAGACCCTCCAGGTCGAGATCGGTCGGCTCTACCACGAGCGGAAGTCGCTGCGCGCGAACATGCTGGTGTACGTCGCGGTCGGGTGGACCACGGCGTTGCTGGTCGTCGGCATCATGGTCGCGGTCGACGCCTACGTCCTCGACAGCTTCGCCCAGCTCTCGTCCATCTCGACCGCCGACGCCGGCATCGCGCTCGACGCCGACGCCGTGCAACCCGCGCGCGACCGCCGACGGTTCTACGTCGTCACGCAGGCGACGATGCTGGCCTGCGGGTGGTTCGCCGGGTACGCCAGCCGCGGGCGATACGAGGCGCTGCTCCACTCGGGCGCGCTGGTCGGGGTCGCGTACTTCGTGTTCGCGGGGGTCGGGATGGTGTGA
- a CDS encoding DUF7262 family protein, with amino-acid sequence MTEGRAGGRSPPRPVRGQLSLSVVEAGVGAVLVLAVAMGFALGVPSAADGSAQLDLYAEDAATVLAGEPPRHGGATRLSEVVRSPDAFDRERSALRRRVERILPDNLLFRVRTPHGAVGFRKPAGAAVGSATVSTAHGDVTIWVWYA; translated from the coding sequence ATGACTGAGGGGCGAGCCGGCGGCCGTTCCCCGCCGCGACCGGTCAGAGGACAGCTCTCGCTGTCGGTCGTCGAGGCCGGCGTCGGCGCGGTGCTGGTGCTCGCGGTCGCGATGGGGTTCGCGCTGGGCGTCCCGTCGGCCGCCGACGGGTCGGCCCAGCTGGACCTCTACGCCGAGGACGCCGCGACCGTGCTCGCGGGCGAACCGCCGCGCCACGGCGGGGCGACCCGGCTCTCGGAGGTCGTCCGCTCGCCCGACGCCTTCGACCGAGAGCGCTCCGCGCTCCGGCGGCGGGTCGAGCGCATCCTGCCCGACAACCTGCTGTTCCGGGTCCGGACGCCCCACGGAGCGGTCGGGTTCCGGAAGCCGGCCGGGGCTGCGGTCGGGTCGGCCACGGTGAGCACCGCGCACGGCGACGTGACGATCTGGGTGTGGTACGCGTGA
- a CDS encoding ABC transporter permease subunit produces MSWLVVARKDFDDAVRSRMLWAITALFLLFTAGAVYVRESVLGETPGLPDVLQFVTVPASLIIPLTALVVAYLAIAGERESGSIKLLLGLPHTRADVVFGKLVGRTAVVAVGIVVAFVGAAVTALALFGDLAVVDFVLVTLVTVLFGLTYVGIAIGASAFAATRSRAMALAVGAFFLFQVLWNVVPLGVYYLVEGALPGATSRLPAWYYLVQVLNPNNAYSQAADLVFSGAGSIVPAEALAGSSVPFYVQNWFGLVILVVWLVVPVALGYWRFQRVDID; encoded by the coding sequence GTGAGCTGGCTCGTCGTCGCGCGCAAGGACTTCGACGACGCGGTGCGCTCGCGGATGCTCTGGGCCATCACCGCCCTCTTCCTGCTGTTCACCGCGGGCGCGGTGTACGTCCGGGAGTCGGTCCTGGGCGAGACGCCGGGGCTGCCCGACGTGCTCCAGTTCGTCACCGTCCCGGCGAGCCTCATCATCCCGCTCACGGCGCTCGTGGTGGCGTACCTCGCCATCGCCGGCGAGCGCGAGTCGGGCAGCATCAAGCTCCTGCTCGGCCTGCCCCACACGCGCGCAGACGTTGTGTTCGGGAAGCTCGTCGGGCGGACCGCGGTGGTCGCGGTCGGCATCGTCGTCGCGTTCGTCGGCGCGGCCGTCACCGCGCTCGCGCTGTTCGGCGACCTCGCAGTCGTGGACTTCGTCCTCGTGACGCTCGTGACCGTTCTGTTCGGGCTCACGTACGTGGGCATCGCCATCGGCGCGTCGGCGTTCGCGGCCACCCGGTCGCGGGCCATGGCGCTGGCCGTCGGCGCGTTCTTCCTCTTCCAGGTCCTCTGGAACGTCGTTCCGCTCGGCGTCTACTACCTCGTGGAGGGCGCGCTGCCCGGCGCCACGAGCCGGCTCCCGGCGTGGTACTACCTGGTCCAGGTGCTCAACCCCAACAACGCCTACTCGCAGGCCGCCGACCTCGTGTTCTCGGGCGCCGGTTCTATCGTTCCGGCCGAGGCGCTGGCCGGGTCGTCGGTCCCGTTCTACGTCCAGAACTGGTTCGGCCTGGTCATCCTGGTCGTCTGGCTGGTCGTGCCGGTGGCGCTGGGCTACTGGCGGTTCCAGCGCGTCGACATCGACTGA
- a CDS encoding DUF7263 family protein: protein MTRRDRAQMNLPALAVALLVVTTVTVVSVGMADRAYLSAERDADRHRVAVALSERFVGPESRVTARTNVLDAGTVSRLNASRLRSLFPVAEGKDVRVRLGDRTVAAAGEPTGGTTVRRIVLVENRTAASLTPNLSANAPAVTLPRRSPRVTVALAPPAGTDVTAVRANGRIVLRNVSGLEGTFSVDLSRFETATLAFETDGPLPTGSLELTYYPAETRKAVLAVTVDD, encoded by the coding sequence ATGACCCGCCGCGACCGCGCCCAGATGAACCTGCCCGCGCTGGCGGTCGCGCTGCTCGTCGTGACCACCGTGACGGTCGTGAGCGTCGGGATGGCCGACCGGGCGTATTTGAGCGCCGAGCGCGACGCCGACCGGCACCGGGTCGCGGTCGCGCTCTCGGAGCGATTCGTCGGCCCCGAGTCGCGGGTCACCGCCCGCACCAACGTCCTCGACGCCGGTACCGTCTCGAGGCTGAACGCCAGCCGACTCCGGTCTCTGTTTCCGGTGGCCGAGGGCAAGGACGTGCGGGTCCGGCTCGGCGACCGGACGGTCGCGGCCGCGGGCGAGCCCACGGGCGGGACGACGGTCCGGCGCATCGTGCTGGTGGAGAACCGGACCGCGGCGTCGCTGACGCCGAACCTCTCGGCGAACGCCCCGGCCGTGACGCTCCCGCGCCGGTCGCCCCGGGTCACCGTCGCGCTCGCCCCGCCCGCCGGAACCGACGTGACCGCGGTCCGGGCGAACGGTCGGATCGTCCTCCGGAACGTCTCGGGGCTGGAGGGGACGTTCTCGGTCGACCTCTCGCGGTTCGAGACCGCGACGCTCGCGTTCGAGACCGACGGTCCGCTCCCCACGGGGAGCCTGGAACTGACCTACTATCCGGCCGAGACCCGGAAGGCGGTGCTGGCGGTGACCGTCGATGACTGA
- a CDS encoding DUF7261 family protein has protein sequence MVRVTVGGSDPDATDRGAAPAQPPTDRGQLVLAAAAIVAVALAPVVMAYLQLGYHADVTAGGQFDAPGRNAERLLTRAVHGAATGVPGKFAWDERGEAAAAVHADLRPRLDALRSSRVESGTVYQVEYNRSAAEAWRRANCPVGPDRQFGYCDARRGVVVQERAGETHVLAVAFDVRVTTDDAEMEFTTVVGALG, from the coding sequence GTGGTACGCGTGACGGTCGGCGGTTCGGACCCCGACGCGACGGACCGCGGGGCGGCGCCGGCCCAGCCCCCGACCGACCGCGGCCAGCTCGTGCTCGCGGCGGCCGCGATAGTCGCCGTCGCGCTCGCTCCCGTCGTGATGGCGTACCTCCAGCTGGGCTACCACGCCGACGTGACCGCCGGCGGGCAGTTCGACGCGCCGGGCCGGAACGCCGAGCGCCTGCTCACGCGGGCGGTCCACGGCGCCGCGACCGGCGTGCCCGGTAAATTCGCGTGGGACGAGCGCGGGGAGGCCGCGGCCGCGGTGCACGCCGACCTGCGGCCCAGGCTCGACGCGCTCCGGTCCTCGCGGGTCGAATCCGGGACCGTCTACCAGGTCGAGTACAACCGGTCGGCGGCCGAGGCGTGGCGGCGCGCCAACTGCCCCGTCGGGCCGGACCGGCAGTTCGGCTACTGCGACGCGAGGCGTGGCGTGGTCGTCCAGGAGCGCGCCGGCGAGACGCACGTCCTGGCGGTGGCGTTCGACGTGCGCGTGACGACCGACGACGCTGAGATGGAGTTCACGACCGTCGTCGGCGCCCTCGGATGA